The window CTGAAGCCGAAAAAGATCGAGGAACTGATCGCACCACTCGGGCAACTGGGCTGGGAGCTGGTCTCGGTAACCCAGGTCGCGGCCTCGACCGTGCTGTATCTCAAGAAGCCGGCCTGAGCGCCGCAATCCACGCCACATCCGGGGAGAACCACATGCTGCACATCGTCCACATGCTCGAACGCCGCTACGGCCCGGCCCGCGGCCGCCAGTTGGTGATCCGCATCGCCATCGCCTCGCTGCTGTTGCTCGCCCTGGGCGCGGGCCTGGCGATGTCGCTTCCCGCGCATGCGCAGGCCGTCGATGGCAAGGCGATCGCCACCCGCGCGCTGGATCACATGGACGCCGGCGAATACGCGCAGGTCGAGGCGATGTTCAGCGCCGACATGGCCAAGGCGGTGCCCGCGGACAAGCTGAAGGCGGTGTGGGAATCGCTGCCGGCGCAGGTCGGCAAGGCGAACGGTCGCGGCGATGCCGAATCGATGCCGCAGGATGGCGGCACGATGGTGCAGGTGCCGCTGCAGTTCGAGAAAGCCGCGCTGGTGGCGAAGTTCGTCATCGACGCCGACGGCAAGATCGCGGGCTTCATGATCCAGCCTGCGCAGGCCGCCGCACCCGTGCCGGCGGCGCCCACGGTGGCCGAGGACGCGAACTTCAGCGAGCGCGAAGTCATGGTCGGCGACGACGACCGCGCCCTGCCCGCCACCCTGGCGCTACCGAAAGGCGACGGCCCGTTCCCCGCGGTCGTACTGGTCCACGGTTCCGGCCCGCACGACCGCGACGAAACCATCGGCCCGAACAAGCCCTTCCTCGACATCGCCCGCGGGCTCGCCGCGCAGGGCATCGCGGTGCTGCGCTACGAGAAGCGCACCAAGGCGCGTCCGCAGGACTTTGCCAGCGGCGTGTTCGGCGTGGACGAGGAAACCACCAACGACGCGGCGCAGGCCGTGGCCACGCTGCGCGGCATCGATGGCATCGACCCGAAGCGGGTGTTCGTGCTCGGCCACAGCCAGGGCGGGATGATGGCGCCGCGGATCGCCGCGGTGTCCGGCCACGTCGCCGGGCTGGTGTTGCTGGCCGCACCCGCGCGCTCACTGCTCGACATCGTCATCGAGCAGAACCGCCGGCTGGCCGTGCTGGACGACCAGAAGACCAGCGACGCGGAACGCGACGCGATCACTGCACTGATCCAGCAGGTGCGGGTGACCCGCGACGCGGCGACCGATCCCGCGACCAGGACCGTGATGGGCCTGCCCGCCGGTTACTGGCGCAGCATCGACAGCGTGGATCCGGTCGCCGAGGCGAAGTCTCTCGCGCTGCCGATGCTGGTGCTGCAGGGCGCGCGCGACATCCAGGTGGTCGATGCCGACTGGCAGGCCTGGCGCGGCGCGTTCCATGCCGACCCCAAGGTCAGCTTCAAGCTCTACGAGAAGCTCAACCACCTCGGCATGCCCGGCGAAGGCGACGGCAACCTGGCCGAATACCAGCAGCCCAACCACGTCGACCCGGCGCTGATCGAGGACGTGGCCGGCTGGATCAAGGCGCGTTGACGTGCAACCGAAGCCAGCCCGCACGTTTGCAGTCTCTCCGCCTCCGGCGTACGCATGGGGCATGCTGGTCGCACTGGGCGGCGTACTGCCGCTTGCAATCATCGCGGGGCTCTGGCTCTGGGGACCGCGGGCGCAGTTGTCAGGCGTTGGCCCCGCCCTGGTCGGAGTGCCCGCAGTGCTCGCGGTTCTCCTGCTGGCGACAAAACGCCGATCGGTCGAATTGCACGACGGCACGCTGGATGTGCGGGCTGCCCTGTTCCGCCAGCGCGTCGCGGTTGCCCAACTCGATCTCGACCGTGCGCGCATCGTCGATCTCGCCGAGCGCACCGAACTGCGCCCCGTGGTCAAGACCGGCGGCATGTCGATGCCGGGCTTCCACGCCGGCCGCTTCCGCCTGCGCGAGAAATTCGCCAAGGCATTCTGCCTGCTCACCGATCGCCGCCGCGTGCTCTGGCTACCACTGCGCGACGGCAAGGATCAGTTGCTGCTCAGCCTGGAGCAGCCACAGGCCTTGCTGGACGCCCTCAAGGGCGCGCGCGGCTGACGCCGGCCCGGGCAAGTCCTATCCTTCGCGGATGATGCGTTCGCCCCCGGTTCCGCTGAAAGCCGTCCTGCTCAACACGCCGGACATCGAACTGTGGCCCGGCGGACTGCTGCGCGCGCGCAGCAGCCACGATGCACGCGCGCTGTCGCGGGCAAGACACGTGCTGCGGCGCAAGCGCGATGGTGTCTATCTGGCCGCCGATCTTGCAGAAGGTCTGCTGCCCCTGCTCCCGCGGTTGCAACGCGAGCCGGGACTGGATGCCGCTCTGGACGCGCTCGACGCATCGCCATTGCACGCACGCAACGGCATCGACCGCGTCGGCGAACTGCCGCTGCATCGCCTGCAGGAACGGCTGGACGTGCTGGGCATCGATGCGGATGGCTACGAAGCGCGCACCGGCCTTGCCCTGGTCGCCGAGCCCGACTGGCTCGCGTTCGCCGGGTTCGATCGTTACCGGCGCGTGCTGTGGCTGCGCATCGACGCCGCCCGCGCGTGGTTGCGCATGCGCGACGCGGCCGCGCGCGATGGCATCGTGCTGGAGGCGATCTCCGGTTATCGCAGCCACGATTACCAGCTCGGCATCTTCGAACGCAAACGCGCGCGCGGACTGGGGATAACCGACATCCTCGCGGTGAATGCCGCGCCCGGCTATTCCGAACACCACGACGGTTGCGCACTCGACATCGGCACGCCCGGCGAACCGCCTGCGGAAGAGTCATTCGAGGCCACGCCCGCCTTCGCATGGCTGCAAACGCATGCCGACGCGCACGGATTCACGATGAGTTATCCGCGCGGCAATCCGCACGGCATCGTGCATGAGCCGTGGCATTGGCGCTTCGCCGGCTGATGGCGGGCCGCGATGACGTCGCCTTCGACCGGCGTCGCGCCCTGCAAGCGCTGGGGGTCGGCGCGCTGACGCCGTGGCTTGCGACGAGCTGCGCACGCCAGCCGGATCGTCCGGCCGTGCGCGACATCGCGGCGATCGGCGAAACACCGGTGCGCGACATCGTCCGTCCGCGCTCCACCGCCGACATCGTGCGCCTGCTGCGTCAATCGCAGGTCCCCATCTCGATCGGCGGCGCCCGCTGCAGCATGGGCGGGCAGACGGCCAGCCCCGGCTCGATGCACGTGGACATGCGTGGCTTGCGGGGTCTGCGCATCGATCCTGTCGCGATGCGCGCACGAGTGCAGGCAGGTGCCAGTTGGCGGGACCTGCAGGATCGACTCGATCCGCATGGATTGTCGGTGCGGATCATGCAGAGCTACAGCAACTTCAGCATCGGCGGTTCGCTGTCCGTGAATTGCCATGGCCGATACGTCGGCCGCGGACCGCTGGTGAACAGCGTGCGGGCGTTGCAGCTCGTCGCGGCGGATGGACGCGTGCTGGAACTTTCGCGGGAGCGACAACCGGAATTTTTCGCTGCGGTCGTGGGCGGCTATGGCGGACTCGGCATCGTCACCGAGGTCGAACTCGACCTGGACCGTAACGAACGCATCGCGCGCAGCGCGGAACGCGTGGCACTGCATGACTATCCGGGCTATTTCGCCGAGCGCGTGCTGGCCGATCGCGATGCCGTCCTGCACAACGCGGATATGGCACCGCCCGACTTCGACGGCACGGTGACGGTGACATGGCGACGCAGCGATGATCCGCCGACAGCGGTCGAACGGTTGGTGCCACGCGGCGCCGACTATTCGCGCCAGCAGACATTGATCTGGGCCACGTCCGAACTGCCCGGTGGCGACGGCATACGCGACCGCGAACTCACCCAGCGGCTGCTGTCCGAGCGCATCGTGGCCTGGCGCAACCACGAAGCCAGCCTCGACATCGCCTCGCTCGAACCGCGAACGCGGCGGTTCTCGACTTACCTGTTGCAGGAATACTTCATCCCGGTTCCCGCGTTCCTCGATTTCGCCAGGGAGATGACCCGCATCCTGCGGCGGCACGACGTGAATGCCCTCAACGTGTCGATCCGGCACTCGCCGGCGGATCGCGATTCGCTGTTGCGCTGGGCACCCGTCGACGTGTTCTCGTTCGTGCTCTACCACAAGCAGCGCAATACCCGCGCCGCGGATCGCAGGGCAGGCGAATGGACTCGCTTGCTGGTGGACGCGGCGCTCGACTGCGGCGGTCGCCACTACCTGCCGTACCGGCTGCATGCGACACCGACCCAATTCCTGCGCGCGTATCCCGAGGCGCGCGCATTCGCGGCGCTCAAGCATCGCGTTGATCCCGCCAATCGCTTTCGGAACGCGTTGTGGGATCGCTACCTCGGCGCAGCGTCCGCATGACGTCCATCCGATCCGCCACGCTTGCCGACGCATGGGCCAGCGGTCGCAACAACTTCAACCTGATCCGCCTGTTCGCGGCCTGGCTGGTGATCTACGGGCATGCGTGGGCGATCACCGGCAGCGCCGGCGGCGACCTGATCACTCGGCTCACCCGATTCAAGTTCGCCGGCGGCGTGGCGGTGGACGTGTTCTTCTTCATCAGCGGCTTCCTGATCGCGGCGAGCCTGGCCCGCAACGATGTGCGCAGCTATCTGGCCTCGCGTGCGCTGCGCATCCTGCCCGCGCTGGTCGTGTGCGTGGCGCTCAGTGTGTTCGTGCTTGGGCCGCTGCTGACCACGGCGGCCGACTACTGGCGCCACCCGATGACCTGGGACTACCTGTGGGCGAACAGTTCGCTGTGGGCGAGCCGGTACACACTGCCCGGCGTGTTCGAGTCGCTGCCGCAGCAGGCCGTGAACGGCTCGCTGTGGACGCTGCCGATCGAAGCGCGGCTGTACCTGGCCTTGCTGGTGGTGAGCCTGCTCGGCGTCCTCACCACGCGTCGATACACGCCGCTGTGGGCCGTCGCGATGGCGGCGGCGTACGGATTCGCGGCATGGCGGCATCCACTGCCCGAATGGCTGGCGAACTACATCTGGTGCACCGCATTCTTCATCACCGGCACCCTGTGCTGGCTGCATCGCGAGCACATCCGATTGAGCCCCTGGCCCTTGCTCGCATTGCTCGGATTCGCCGTGCTAGCGCGAGGCACGCCCTGGTTTCACCTGCCCTACTTCGCCATCGCCTGCTACGGCACGCTGTGGCTGGCCTTCATGGCGAAGCTTCCGGTGATCCGTCGCAACGACCTGTCTTACGGCCTGTACCTGTACGGCTGGCCGGCGGCGCAACTCGTGCAGCAGTTCTCGCCGGGTGGACCCTTGCACAACATGCTGTGGGCGACGTTGCTGGCCGGCATGTTGGCAGCGGTGTCGTGGTTCGCGATCGAGCGTCCGGCGCTCCGATGGAAGCGAAAAATGGGGTCAGAGTAGAGTTTTGCGGGCGCGATGCATGGGCATCAGAACTCTGTCTCCGCAAAATCTAATCTGACTCCATTTTTGCTTTCGCATCGACCAGTTCCCGCAACGTCGCGCGCAATCCCTCGCGCCAGCCTGGAGGGATAATGCCGAAGTCGTTGCGCAGGCGCGTGGTATCGAGCACCGAATAGGCGGGTCGCCGTGCGGGCGTGGGGAACTCCGCCGTCGTGATCGGCACCACCGTCGGCATGCGCGCCAGCAACCCGAGCGCATGCGCATCTTCCATGATCGTGCTGGCGAAGCCGTGCCAGCTGACATGCCCCGAGGCGACCAGATGCCAGGTGCCGGCCTCGACGATGCCATGGCGGATGAGGGCCGCGGTCGCATCGGCAATCCACGCGGCGGACGTCGGTGCACCGACTTGATCGGCGACCACGCGCAGTTCGTCACGCTCGTTCGCCAGCCGCAGCATCGTGAGCAGGAAATTGCGGCCCTGTGCCGCGTATACCCAGGCCGTGCGCAGGATCGCGTGGCGCGCGCCGCTGGCGCGGATCGCGTCTTCGCCCGCAAGCTTGCTGGTGCCGTAGACACCGAGCGGCGCGGTGGCGTCATCTTCGCGGTACGGCTCGGATGCCGTGCCATCGAAAACATAGTCGGTCGAGTAGTGCACCAGCAGTGCATCGATCTTCGCGCACGCGGCAGCGATGACCGCAGGTGCTTCGGCATTGGCGCGAAACGCGGCTTCGATGTCGCCCTCGGCTTTGTCGACGGCGGTGTAGGCAGCGGCATTCACCACCACATCCGGTGCGACCTGCGCAATCACGGCAGCGAGTGATGCCGGCACATCGAAGTCCGTCGCGATATCGGCGTTCGCGCCATTACGGGTGGCTATGACCAGTTCACCCAGCGGTGCCAGGCTGCGCCGCAGTTCGCGACCGACCTGGCCATTGCCACCCAGCAGCAGCAGCCTCACGGCGCGACGTAGACGGGAAAACGCTCCGACGGAATGTCCGCGAGCAGGGGCGCAACCGCATCCTTGGGCGACAGCGATGCCTCCGCCAGCGGCCAGTCGATGGCCAGTTGCGGGTCGTCCCAGCGCAGCGAGTTGTCGCTGGCGCGATCGTAGGGCGCGGTGCACAGGTAGGTGAACACCGCACTCTCGCTGAGCGTGAGGAAGCCGTGCGCGAACCCTTCCGGGATCCAGAAATGGCGCTTGTTTTCTGCGCTCAGGATCGCGGCCGCATGCTGGCCGAAGGTGGGCGAGCCTTGGCGGATGTCGACGGCAACGTCGTACACCTCGCCTTCCAGCACGCTGACCAGTTTTCCCTGCACGCTATTCGGCCACTGGTAATGCAGGCCGCGCAGCACGCCGCGCTGCGAGCGCGAGACGTTGTGCTGGACGAACTGCGTGGGCAATCCATGCTCGGCGAAACGCGCGGCATTCCAGCCCTCGTAGAAGTAACCACGTTCGTCACCGAATACCGCCGGCTCGATCACCACGCAGCCAGGCAGCTTCGTCCTGATCAGCTTCATTCGACGCGGCCGTGTTCGAGCAGCCCCAGCAGGTACTGGCCGTAGCCGTTCTTGGCCAGCGGCCGCGCGAGCTCGCGCAACTGGTCGTCATCGATCCAGCCGTTGAAGTACGCGATCTCCTCCGGGCAGCTCACGCGCAGGCCCTGGCGCTTCTCGATGGTCTCGATGAAGGTCGAAGCCTCGACCAGCGATTCATGCGTGCCGGTGTCGAGCCAGGCGTAGCCGCGCCCCATCTTTTCGAGCTGCAGGGAACCGTCGTCGAGATAGCAGCGATTGAGGTCGGTGATTTCCAGTTCGCCGCGCAGTGAAGGCGTGAGTCCCGCGGCGAAATCACTGGCACGGCCATCGTAGAAATACAGGCCGGTCACCGCGTAGCTCGACTTCGGCTGCGCGGGTTTTTCTTCAAGGCCGATGACCTTGCCGGCCGCATCGAATTCGGCCACGCCGTAGCGCTCCGGATCGCGCACCCAGTAACCGAACACGGTCGCGCCCGTGTCCTGCGCGTTCGCCCGTTGCAGCAACTGGGTCAGGCCATGGCCATAGAAGATGTTGTCGCCAAGCACCAGGCAACTGGGGCCGCCGGCAAGGAACTCGCGACCGATCAGGAACGCCTGTGCCAAGCCGTCCGGGCTGGGTTGCGCGGCGTATTCGATCTTCATCCCCCACTGCGAGCCATCACCCAGCAAATGCTGGAACAGGGCCTGCTCGTGCGGGGTGTTGATGATGAGAACTTCGCGGATGCCCGCCAGCATCAGCACGCTGAGCGGGTAATAGATCATCGGCTTGTCGAACACCGGTAGCAGCTGTTTGCTGATCGCCTTGGTGATCGGATACAGCCGCGTACCGGAACCGCCGGCAAGGATGATGCCTTTGCGAGCAACAGCGGTCATGCGGCTGCTCCAATGCGCTCCAACCGATACGAACCATCCAGTACGCGCTTCACCCAGTCCTGATGTGCCAGATACCAGTCCACGGTCTCGGCGATGCCGCGCTCAAAGGTGTATTCCGGTGCCCAGCCCAGTTCGCTGCGCAGTTTCGAGGCGTCGATCGCGTAGCGGCGGTCATGGCCCGGGCGGTCGGCGACGTAGGTGATCTGCGATGCGCGCGGTACCCCGTCCTCGCGCGGACGGCGCTGATCCAGCAGCGCGCAGATCGCGTGCACGACCTCGATGTTCTGCATCTCGGCTTCGCCGCCGACGTTGTAGGTCTCACCCACCCGGCCCTTGGCCAGCACGGTGCGGATCGCCGCGCAGTGGTCGCTCACGAACAGCCAGTCGCGGACTTGCTTGCCATCGCCATAGACCGGCAACGGTTCGCCGGCCAGCGCCTTGGCGATCACCAGCGGGATGAGCTTCTCGGGGAAGTGGTACGGGCCGTAGTTGTTGCTGCAATTGGTGGTCAGCACCGGCAGGCCGTAGGTGTGGTGGAAGGCGCGCACCAGGTGATCGGAGGCGGCCTTGGATGCCGAATACGGCGAGTTCGGCGCGTATGGCGTGGTCTCGCTGAACTTGCCGGTCTCGCCGAGCGCGCCGTAGACCTCGTCGGTGGAGACGTGGAGGAAACGGAACGCATCCTTCGCCTCGCCGTCGAGCACCTTCCAGTAATCGCGCACGCTTTCCAGCAAGGCGAGCGTGCCGACCACATTGGTCTGGATGAACGCCGCCGGGCCATCGATGGAACGGTCGACATGGCTTTCCGCGGCGAAGTTCACCACTGCATCGGGACGATGTTCGGCCAGCAGCCGCGCGACCAGCGCACGATCGCAGATGTCCCCATGCACGAACACGTGGTTCGCATCGCCATCCAGCGATGCCAGGGTGTCGCGATTGCCGGCGTAGGTCAGCGCATCCAAGTTGACCACCCGGATGCCGTTTGCGACCGCAGCCAACACGAAATTGCCGCCGATGAAACCGGCGCCGCCGGTCACGAGCCAGGTCGTCATGCTTGTCAGCTTCCCTGCGTTGGGCGAGTCAGGAGGCCCGCTGAGCAGGCCCCGCAATACTCAGAACGGAATGTCGTCGTCGAACGGCACGTCGTCGAAGTTGGCCGGCTTGGCCGGCGCGGGATCGCGACGCTGCGCCGGCGCACGTTGCTGGCGATCGCCGCCGCTGCCGTAACTGCCACCGCCGCCACGCTGGAAACCGCCTTCGCGCGGCGCCCCACCACCACCGCCCGCAGCACCGCCTTCACGGCCACCGAGCATCTGCATCTCGTCCGCCACGATGTCGGTGAAGTAGCGTTTCTGGCCGTCGTCGCCGGTGGTCTCGCTGTAGGTGATGCGACCTTCCACGTACACCTGCGAGCCTTTCTTCAGGTACTCGCCGGCGATCTCGCCGAGCTTGCCGAAGAAGGTCACCCGGTGCCACTCGGTCTTTTCCTGCTGGTTGCCGTCCTTGTCCTTGCGGACCGAACTTGTCGCCAGGCTGACCTTGGTGATCGCCATGCCGCCCTGCGTGTATTTCACGTCCGGGTCGTTGCCCAGGTTGCCGACCAGGATCACTTTGTTCACGCCGCGTGCCATGTTCTTCCTCGACTCGGTTTCGTCCGGATGGGACGACTGACAGTGGATTATAGCGGCCGGCCCCGGCGCAGTCGGGCACCGCCCTGGACAGACGTAGGGAATTCACTCGATGCCGGCAGCCGCTCTCAA of the Thermomonas carbonis genome contains:
- a CDS encoding acyltransferase family protein yields the protein MTSIRSATLADAWASGRNNFNLIRLFAAWLVIYGHAWAITGSAGGDLITRLTRFKFAGGVAVDVFFFISGFLIAASLARNDVRSYLASRALRILPALVVCVALSVFVLGPLLTTAADYWRHPMTWDYLWANSSLWASRYTLPGVFESLPQQAVNGSLWTLPIEARLYLALLVVSLLGVLTTRRYTPLWAVAMAAAYGFAAWRHPLPEWLANYIWCTAFFITGTLCWLHREHIRLSPWPLLALLGFAVLARGTPWFHLPYFAIACYGTLWLAFMAKLPVIRRNDLSYGLYLYGWPAAQLVQQFSPGGPLHNMLWATLLAGMLAAVSWFAIERPALRWKRKMGSE
- a CDS encoding FAD-binding oxidoreductase; translated protein: MALALRRLMAGRDDVAFDRRRALQALGVGALTPWLATSCARQPDRPAVRDIAAIGETPVRDIVRPRSTADIVRLLRQSQVPISIGGARCSMGGQTASPGSMHVDMRGLRGLRIDPVAMRARVQAGASWRDLQDRLDPHGLSVRIMQSYSNFSIGGSLSVNCHGRYVGRGPLVNSVRALQLVAADGRVLELSRERQPEFFAAVVGGYGGLGIVTEVELDLDRNERIARSAERVALHDYPGYFAERVLADRDAVLHNADMAPPDFDGTVTVTWRRSDDPPTAVERLVPRGADYSRQQTLIWATSELPGGDGIRDRELTQRLLSERIVAWRNHEASLDIASLEPRTRRFSTYLLQEYFIPVPAFLDFAREMTRILRRHDVNALNVSIRHSPADRDSLLRWAPVDVFSFVLYHKQRNTRAADRRAGEWTRLLVDAALDCGGRHYLPYRLHATPTQFLRAYPEARAFAALKHRVDPANRFRNALWDRYLGAASA
- a CDS encoding M15 family metallopeptidase, with amino-acid sequence MMRSPPVPLKAVLLNTPDIELWPGGLLRARSSHDARALSRARHVLRRKRDGVYLAADLAEGLLPLLPRLQREPGLDAALDALDASPLHARNGIDRVGELPLHRLQERLDVLGIDADGYEARTGLALVAEPDWLAFAGFDRYRRVLWLRIDAARAWLRMRDAAARDGIVLEAISGYRSHDYQLGIFERKRARGLGITDILAVNAAPGYSEHHDGCALDIGTPGEPPAEESFEATPAFAWLQTHADAHGFTMSYPRGNPHGIVHEPWHWRFAG
- a CDS encoding PH domain-containing protein, encoding MLVALGGVLPLAIIAGLWLWGPRAQLSGVGPALVGVPAVLAVLLLATKRRSVELHDGTLDVRAALFRQRVAVAQLDLDRARIVDLAERTELRPVVKTGGMSMPGFHAGRFRLREKFAKAFCLLTDRRRVLWLPLRDGKDQLLLSLEQPQALLDALKGARG
- the ssb gene encoding single-stranded DNA-binding protein; the protein is MARGVNKVILVGNLGNDPDVKYTQGGMAITKVSLATSSVRKDKDGNQQEKTEWHRVTFFGKLGEIAGEYLKKGSQVYVEGRITYSETTGDDGQKRYFTDIVADEMQMLGGREGGAAGGGGGAPREGGFQRGGGGSYGSGGDRQQRAPAQRRDPAPAKPANFDDVPFDDDIPF
- a CDS encoding DUF4177 domain-containing protein; the protein is MSTRWNYKVVEITQWMGLKPKKIEELIAPLGQLGWELVSVTQVAASTVLYLKKPA
- the rfbA gene encoding glucose-1-phosphate thymidylyltransferase RfbA gives rise to the protein MTAVARKGIILAGGSGTRLYPITKAISKQLLPVFDKPMIYYPLSVLMLAGIREVLIINTPHEQALFQHLLGDGSQWGMKIEYAAQPSPDGLAQAFLIGREFLAGGPSCLVLGDNIFYGHGLTQLLQRANAQDTGATVFGYWVRDPERYGVAEFDAAGKVIGLEEKPAQPKSSYAVTGLYFYDGRASDFAAGLTPSLRGELEITDLNRCYLDDGSLQLEKMGRGYAWLDTGTHESLVEASTFIETIEKRQGLRVSCPEEIAYFNGWIDDDQLRELARPLAKNGYGQYLLGLLEHGRVE
- a CDS encoding alpha/beta hydrolase, producing the protein MLHIVHMLERRYGPARGRQLVIRIAIASLLLLALGAGLAMSLPAHAQAVDGKAIATRALDHMDAGEYAQVEAMFSADMAKAVPADKLKAVWESLPAQVGKANGRGDAESMPQDGGTMVQVPLQFEKAALVAKFVIDADGKIAGFMIQPAQAAAPVPAAPTVAEDANFSEREVMVGDDDRALPATLALPKGDGPFPAVVLVHGSGPHDRDETIGPNKPFLDIARGLAAQGIAVLRYEKRTKARPQDFASGVFGVDEETTNDAAQAVATLRGIDGIDPKRVFVLGHSQGGMMAPRIAAVSGHVAGLVLLAAPARSLLDIVIEQNRRLAVLDDQKTSDAERDAITALIQQVRVTRDAATDPATRTVMGLPAGYWRSIDSVDPVAEAKSLALPMLVLQGARDIQVVDADWQAWRGAFHADPKVSFKLYEKLNHLGMPGEGDGNLAEYQQPNHVDPALIEDVAGWIKAR
- the rfbB gene encoding dTDP-glucose 4,6-dehydratase produces the protein MTTWLVTGGAGFIGGNFVLAAVANGIRVVNLDALTYAGNRDTLASLDGDANHVFVHGDICDRALVARLLAEHRPDAVVNFAAESHVDRSIDGPAAFIQTNVVGTLALLESVRDYWKVLDGEAKDAFRFLHVSTDEVYGALGETGKFSETTPYAPNSPYSASKAASDHLVRAFHHTYGLPVLTTNCSNNYGPYHFPEKLIPLVIAKALAGEPLPVYGDGKQVRDWLFVSDHCAAIRTVLAKGRVGETYNVGGEAEMQNIEVVHAICALLDQRRPREDGVPRASQITYVADRPGHDRRYAIDASKLRSELGWAPEYTFERGIAETVDWYLAHQDWVKRVLDGSYRLERIGAAA
- the rfbD gene encoding dTDP-4-dehydrorhamnose reductase, with the protein product MRLLLLGGNGQVGRELRRSLAPLGELVIATRNGANADIATDFDVPASLAAVIAQVAPDVVVNAAAYTAVDKAEGDIEAAFRANAEAPAVIAAACAKIDALLVHYSTDYVFDGTASEPYREDDATAPLGVYGTSKLAGEDAIRASGARHAILRTAWVYAAQGRNFLLTMLRLANERDELRVVADQVGAPTSAAWIADATAALIRHGIVEAGTWHLVASGHVSWHGFASTIMEDAHALGLLARMPTVVPITTAEFPTPARRPAYSVLDTTRLRNDFGIIPPGWREGLRATLRELVDAKAKMESD
- the rfbC gene encoding dTDP-4-dehydrorhamnose 3,5-epimerase: MKLIRTKLPGCVVIEPAVFGDERGYFYEGWNAARFAEHGLPTQFVQHNVSRSQRGVLRGLHYQWPNSVQGKLVSVLEGEVYDVAVDIRQGSPTFGQHAAAILSAENKRHFWIPEGFAHGFLTLSESAVFTYLCTAPYDRASDNSLRWDDPQLAIDWPLAEASLSPKDAVAPLLADIPSERFPVYVAP